One part of the Chloroflexota bacterium genome encodes these proteins:
- a CDS encoding NAD(P)/FAD-dependent oxidoreductase, producing MPNTKYDVIIVGGGLGGIACAALLAKWGLKPLVLEKNERTGGKAMAISAKGFKYELWPIGVTPIRGHAFESIFKQLGVESKLKLIDPKTVATAYRGRSGKWNINVTVIDPQQPISAEGMLQQWGLDAKEQELAMQLLTDIYVLPPEKVSALDDTTLEQFLAQYEVPRPVYSWLASFCNCALAEPMDLVSASEYIRMLQDIVANGGGSYPAGGLGHVVDVITQAIKDNGGEIQTRVRVERINVKDGAVTGVVTRDGEFQAPIVVSDAGIHPTVLKLVGEKHFDQSYVNYVKDLVPGWGFTGQRYFLSKPVLKFDQCSVYTDDSSLDMGRFLKVKAGQLPEDLSIWGIVTSNYDPQMAPKGKQLLIAGTVCSPNPEATEIKMLWEKVDQTLFKLWPEMVPVIEAKEYAGPAEVSNLSRDHVLPGQGGEAVGMGQIVGQCGRYKPSPKSPIRGLFYVGCDAGGVLMGTHQATDSGIRVAGMVFHYYRMRQAML from the coding sequence ATGCCAAACACAAAATACGATGTGATCATAGTCGGGGGAGGTCTAGGTGGCATTGCATGTGCTGCCCTGCTGGCGAAGTGGGGCCTTAAGCCCCTGGTGCTGGAGAAAAACGAACGAACCGGCGGCAAAGCCATGGCCATTTCCGCAAAAGGGTTCAAGTATGAGCTGTGGCCCATCGGGGTGACTCCTATTAGGGGTCATGCCTTCGAGTCTATCTTCAAGCAATTGGGGGTAGAGTCCAAGCTCAAGCTAATAGACCCGAAGACCGTAGCCACGGCATATCGAGGTCGTTCAGGGAAGTGGAACATTAATGTTACGGTTATTGACCCACAGCAGCCAATAAGTGCAGAAGGCATGCTCCAGCAGTGGGGTCTCGACGCCAAGGAACAGGAGCTTGCCATGCAATTGCTGACTGATATCTATGTGCTACCTCCGGAGAAGGTGAGCGCCTTGGATGACACCACTCTTGAGCAGTTCCTGGCTCAGTACGAGGTACCACGGCCTGTTTATAGCTGGCTAGCTTCCTTCTGCAACTGCGCACTAGCCGAGCCCATGGATTTGGTTTCTGCCTCAGAGTATATAAGGATGTTGCAGGACATAGTCGCCAATGGTGGTGGCTCCTACCCAGCCGGCGGGCTGGGGCATGTCGTTGATGTCATAACTCAGGCGATCAAGGACAACGGTGGCGAAATACAAACGCGCGTCAGAGTGGAGAGGATCAATGTTAAGGATGGTGCCGTTACCGGTGTGGTTACCAGGGATGGAGAGTTCCAGGCTCCAATTGTGGTAAGCGATGCCGGTATTCATCCTACGGTGCTCAAGCTAGTGGGGGAAAAGCACTTTGACCAGAGCTACGTAAACTATGTGAAGGATTTGGTGCCTGGGTGGGGATTCACCGGCCAGCGCTATTTTCTCAGTAAACCAGTCCTGAAGTTTGACCAGTGCTCTGTTTACACCGATGACAGCTCACTGGACATGGGGCGCTTCCTGAAGGTGAAGGCTGGCCAGCTTCCTGAGGATTTGAGCATCTGGGGAATCGTCACGTCCAACTACGATCCTCAGATGGCACCCAAAGGCAAGCAGCTTCTGATTGCGGGCACTGTGTGCTCCCCCAACCCTGAGGCTACAGAGATAAAGATGCTGTGGGAGAAGGTTGACCAGACCCTTTTCAAGCTCTGGCCTGAAATGGTGCCTGTCATCGAAGCCAAGGAATACGCTGGGCCAGCCGAGGTATCGAATCTTTCACGGGACCATGTTTTGCCTGGTCAGGGAGGCGAAGCCGTGGGTATGGGGCAGATAGTGGGCCAGTGCGGACGCTACAAGCCATCGCCCAAGTCGCCTATTCGTGGTCTGTTCTACGTGGGATGCGATGCTGGTGGCGTCCTCATGGGTACACACCAGGCGACGGACTCAGGCATTAGGGTAGCTGGGATGGTGTTCCATTATTACCGGATGAGGCAGGCGATGCTGTAG
- the trpD gene encoding anthranilate phosphoribosyltransferase encodes MIKEAIAKLIQKEDLSSAEAEAVMQEIMLGQATPSQIGAFLIALRMKRETVEEIVGCAKAMRANAINVVTKQNPVVDTCGTGGDGVGTFNVSTVVAFVIAGAGVAVAKHGNRSVSSRCGSADVLESLGARIDLGPEETARCLDEIGIGFLFAPRLHPAMKHAALPRREIGVRTVFNLLGPLTNPASASIQLLGVYDPTLTETLAQVLCLMGTHRALVVHGADGLDELSVTGVNKLTELHDGEISTYYLDPEELGLFRAELASLKGGQPEDNAAIMMALLQGERGPKRDTVLLNAAAGFLAADKASDYIEGLSLAAESIDSGRAMRKLDQFIRLSNTLGEKDGS; translated from the coding sequence ATGATCAAGGAAGCAATTGCCAAACTGATACAAAAGGAAGACCTTAGCTCCGCGGAAGCCGAAGCAGTAATGCAGGAGATCATGCTGGGGCAGGCTACCCCAAGCCAGATAGGCGCCTTCCTCATTGCGCTGCGGATGAAGCGGGAGACAGTGGAGGAAATCGTTGGCTGCGCTAAAGCCATGCGTGCCAACGCCATCAACGTGGTGACCAAGCAGAACCCGGTAGTGGACACCTGCGGCACGGGTGGAGACGGAGTCGGCACCTTCAACGTGTCCACCGTGGTGGCCTTCGTGATAGCTGGTGCTGGTGTAGCTGTGGCCAAGCATGGCAATCGCTCGGTATCCAGCCGCTGCGGCAGTGCCGACGTACTGGAATCTCTGGGGGCCAGAATTGATCTTGGCCCAGAGGAGACGGCCCGATGCCTAGACGAGATAGGTATCGGTTTCCTCTTTGCGCCTCGCTTGCATCCGGCAATGAAACATGCTGCTTTGCCACGGCGCGAGATAGGGGTAAGGACAGTCTTCAATCTGCTTGGGCCATTGACCAATCCGGCTTCAGCCTCGATTCAACTGCTCGGTGTATACGACCCTACCTTGACTGAAACCCTAGCTCAGGTGCTCTGCCTTATGGGCACCCACCGCGCTCTAGTAGTTCACGGGGCTGACGGGCTGGACGAACTGTCAGTCACAGGGGTTAATAAGCTCACCGAACTACACGACGGTGAGATAAGTACGTACTACCTCGATCCCGAAGAGCTAGGCCTGTTTCGTGCCGAGCTAGCTTCACTTAAAGGCGGGCAGCCCGAGGACAACGCTGCGATAATGATGGCCTTGCTCCAGGGCGAGCGGGGGCCTAAGCGGGATACGGTACTGCTCAATGCTGCTGCCGGGTTTTTGGCCGCCGACAAGGCAAGTGACTATATAGAGGGCCTCAGCCTGGCAGCCGAATCGATTGACAGTGGCAGGGCGATGCGTAAACTAGATCAATTCATTCGCTTGAGCAATACGCTGGGGGAGAAGGATGGTTCTTGA
- the trpC gene encoding indole-3-glycerol phosphate synthase TrpC yields MVLDQIMAGVRQRLAEKKEQVPLAELKPLVGKHGPPRDFRGALQGEGIKIIAEIKRASPSKGWLCSDINVASLVRSYTRGGAAAVSVLTEQIGFKGSLDDLAEARQATRLPLLAKCFILDPYQVYEARVYGADAVLLIAATLSSAEMSQLIELTRALGMAALVEVHTEKEVERALKAKANLIGVNNRNLADFTVDLRTTFRLRPLIPPEITVVSESGIRSFADASALQKAGINAILVGETLVTSGDPEARIKELRGEHR; encoded by the coding sequence ATGGTTCTTGACCAGATAATGGCTGGCGTCCGCCAGCGACTGGCCGAGAAGAAAGAGCAGGTGCCTCTGGCTGAACTGAAACCTCTGGTGGGCAAGCACGGTCCCCCTCGAGATTTCAGAGGAGCGCTGCAAGGCGAAGGCATCAAGATCATCGCTGAAATCAAACGGGCTTCTCCCTCGAAAGGCTGGCTCTGCTCCGACATCAACGTAGCCAGCTTGGTGCGTAGCTATACAAGAGGTGGTGCTGCAGCCGTCTCCGTGCTCACTGAGCAGATCGGGTTCAAGGGCAGCCTTGATGATCTGGCAGAGGCACGCCAGGCAACGCGTCTGCCCCTGCTGGCCAAATGCTTTATCCTCGACCCTTATCAGGTGTATGAGGCCCGGGTTTACGGGGCCGACGCTGTCCTGCTGATCGCAGCCACCCTTTCATCAGCCGAGATGTCTCAGCTAATTGAGTTAACCCGCGCCTTGGGAATGGCCGCTCTAGTGGAAGTGCACACGGAAAAAGAGGTCGAAAGGGCACTTAAGGCCAAGGCAAATCTCATCGGCGTCAATAATCGCAACCTGGCCGATTTCACCGTTGACCTGAGAACAACCTTCAGGCTTCGACCTCTTATCCCACCGGAGATAACTGTGGTTAGCGAAAGCGGCATCAGGTCATTTGCTGATGCGTCTGCTTTACAAAAAGCCGGAATCAACGCCATACTGGTAGGTGAAACACTGGTTACCAGCGGCGACCCGGAGGCCAGGATCAAAGAGCTGAGAGGGGAGCACCGCTAA
- the trpE gene encoding anthranilate synthase component I yields the protein MTNLETSYTRKHQDSFVPVVRELPADLETPVSVFLKLAKNPPSFLLESVEGGEHLGRYSFIGTDPYLTLETFGNEGLIRQKQGVSQVTLGRPPQGSDPLHLVQSLLAQRRIAKAPGLPTFFGGAVGYLSYDVVRFFERLPQCSSNELRLPDSTFLFTDTVVIFDHVQHKMKIVSNGPADVNDAAAQRQAAERVEGIIASLGHSLPSEPQVRPPASAEETPLLESNFTRSQFADMVRAAKEYILAGDIFQVVLSQRLRRRTSADPFSIYRALRMLNPSPYMFYFDFGSFQLIGSSPEMLVKLEEDRAETRPIAGTRPRGRSDEEDQITIANLLADPKERAEHTMLVDLGRNDLGRVSRFGSVRVPLLMGIEKYSHVIHIVSSVQGELRPECNAFDLLRACFPAGTLSGAPKVRAMEIICELEGTERGPYGGAVGYFGFGGNMDTCITIRTIVMIGDTVYLQGGAGIVADSDPDREYEETMSKMRVLEDAVRLAENWKVQKSS from the coding sequence ATGACAAATCTAGAAACTTCCTATACAAGAAAGCATCAGGACAGCTTCGTGCCTGTGGTCAGGGAACTACCGGCTGACCTGGAAACGCCAGTGTCGGTATTCCTTAAACTGGCCAAGAATCCGCCAAGCTTCCTTCTGGAAAGCGTCGAAGGAGGTGAGCACCTGGGCAGATACTCCTTCATTGGCACCGATCCCTATCTGACGCTCGAGACTTTCGGAAACGAAGGCCTTATTCGCCAGAAACAAGGGGTGAGCCAGGTGACCCTAGGAAGGCCACCCCAGGGATCGGATCCCCTGCACCTGGTTCAGTCGTTGCTAGCTCAGCGTAGAATAGCCAAGGCTCCAGGACTGCCAACCTTTTTCGGAGGAGCTGTCGGTTACCTGTCCTATGACGTCGTCCGCTTTTTTGAAAGGCTGCCACAGTGCTCCAGCAATGAACTGCGATTGCCAGATTCAACTTTTCTGTTCACCGATACGGTGGTCATATTTGATCATGTCCAGCACAAGATGAAGATCGTCTCCAACGGGCCTGCTGACGTGAACGATGCTGCAGCCCAGCGGCAGGCAGCAGAGAGGGTCGAGGGTATCATCGCCAGTTTAGGCCATAGTTTACCTTCTGAACCCCAAGTTCGCCCTCCAGCCTCAGCAGAAGAGACTCCACTCCTGGAATCCAATTTTACCCGCTCACAGTTTGCCGACATGGTCAGAGCGGCCAAAGAATACATTCTGGCCGGCGACATCTTTCAGGTCGTCCTGTCTCAAAGGCTGCGTCGCCGGACTTCGGCTGATCCCTTTTCTATCTACCGGGCACTGCGCATGCTCAATCCCTCGCCATATATGTTCTACTTCGATTTCGGCAGCTTCCAGCTTATTGGATCCTCACCTGAGATGCTGGTGAAGTTGGAGGAAGACCGAGCGGAAACCAGGCCAATTGCGGGCACCAGACCCAGGGGAAGAAGCGATGAGGAGGATCAGATAACCATCGCTAACCTTCTGGCTGATCCCAAAGAGAGGGCAGAGCATACCATGCTGGTAGACCTGGGGAGAAACGACCTCGGCAGGGTATCACGCTTTGGCAGTGTGCGGGTGCCGCTGCTTATGGGAATAGAGAAGTACTCCCATGTCATACACATCGTCTCATCTGTCCAAGGCGAGCTGAGGCCAGAGTGTAACGCCTTCGATCTGCTGAGAGCCTGCTTCCCGGCGGGCACGCTCAGTGGTGCGCCGAAGGTTCGCGCCATGGAGATAATCTGCGAGTTAGAGGGGACAGAAAGAGGGCCCTATGGTGGGGCAGTGGGCTACTTCGGTTTTGGTGGCAACATGGACACCTGTATAACCATCCGTACCATTGTCATGATTGGTGATACTGTTTATCTACAGGGTGGGGCCGGTATAGTGGCTGACTCTGACCCAGATAGGGAGTATGAGGAGACCATGAGCAAGATGCGGGTCTTGGAGGATGCTGTCCGACTGGCCGAAAACTGGAAGGTGCAGAAGTCTAGCTAA